ATCGACGCGAAGAGGTCGCCCAGCTCCTTTGCGAGCTTCTTCCGGGCTGGGGCTTCCCGCCTCCCGTGGGCCAGCACGAGCTTTCGCGCGAGGATCTCCGCCCTCAGAAGCTGCATCGAGAAATGGGCGTCGGCCGCATGGGGTGCGGAGGCGGGGTCTATCTCTTTTTTCGCCTGGTCCAAAAGAGCCATCGCCCTCTGCATCAGATGGAGGCGGGGGGCCGATGCGTACATCCCGAGCCTGATCAGGGTGAAGCCCTTGAGGAACTGCGCCGTGTAGGAGTTCTCGCCCTGCGCCGGCGGCACGTGCTCTCTTTTGAGCCTTCTCATCAGTCCGGCCAGCCCGCCGTTCCTTTCATGAGGGTTCTTCTCGCTGTCCAGCCTCTCGAGCGCTTTCTTCAGTTGCAGGGTCGCCCTGGTGAACTGGTGAACGGCCTTCAGCTCCTTGGTGGCTTTCATGCGCGCGTAAGCGTCGACGGCGTCGTTCTTCGCCCGGGACTCGGGCTCGCCCCTGAGCGAGTTCATCACGCGATCGATCATGCAGAGGCCCTTCTCGAGCAGATCGCCCCTGCTTTCGAAGGTGGAGGAGGTGTGCTGCATGATCGCGTAGGCCTGAAGGGTCCTGGCCTTTGCCCTCTCGAGGGCGGTCGGGTCGATATTCTTTTCAGGGTCCGAAAGAAAGCGGTGGAGCCTGCGGAGCACTATGGGGGCCCTGTCTGCGAGCGAGAGCACACAGCTCTCGAAGAGCGCCTCCGCGAAGAGATCCCTGCCGCCTTCGATCTCGAGACGCATCGGATTCGAGCGTCCAGCGGCGGGATCGAACGGCGAATCGAGCGATTCGAGCGCCGCCTCGTAGTGCGCGCGCGCAGATTCGAGATCGCCGGAGGCCCTGGATTTGCGCGCCAGTTCGAAGCGCTTCTCGAGATCGACGAGCCTCGATCCGTTGCGGACGGGCGGCTCCGCGGCCGGCGCCGAGCGCCTGCTCTTGCGGAGGCGCTGGGCAGGGGCCCGTCCGGGGGCTGTCCCTGAGGCGAGGACTTCCCCTGCCCTCGTGAAGGTGTCGGGCTGGACCGTCAGCAGAGGCGACTCAACGCCGGTCTTCGGAGCGAAGAGGATGGGCACCGGTATCGTGCCCGCGGATATCATCACAGACGGGAATATGGGCGCCCTTATGCTCATCGCTCTTTCGGAGACAAAAAAACAGGCGCATCGCGCCTGTCTTTGATTGTCTCGTCCGGTTCAGTGAAGGACTGCGGCGATCGAGCGGCAGTGCCTTAAGGTCGTCCTCTGCGGCGGCCAGGAGGGTGGCTGTCCATCGATGCTCGTCAAAGTTGAAGTTCCCGACAGTCCCGACATTTGAAGCCCATATAGTCGATATCTGCGGGGGGTGTCAAGCGATCCCCCGCCGAGGGCGATCCCTCACCTGAAATATCAAGAAATTGCTGGAAATCCTTGAGGAAATAGGCGATCTATCTATGTCATGCGATACGATTCCATATTCTTCGACGTAGGCAATACGCTGTATTTCTACAACTACGACTTCCTCTGCGGCCTGCTCTCGGAGCGGTTCGACATAGAGGTGGACGGAGCCGAACTGGCCGCTGTCCACCGCAGGGCCCAGCTCTCCGTCGTGAGGGAGGGCCTCGAGGGGCGCACCCACGAGGAGCTCTGGGGGAGAACGTACCGCCGCTGGTTCGAGATGGCCGGCATAGACGGCGAAAAGGCGGGGGAGGCCATCGATGCGGTCCGCACCCATCCGTTCAGGCACCTCTTCTGGAGCCGCATGGAGGAGGGCACGCGCGAGATGCTCGACTGGTTCCGGGAGCGCGGATTCAGGCTCGGCGTGATATCCAACGCGGAGGGGCAGATACGCCGCCTGCTCGAGCACACCGGCATCAACTCCAGATTCGACGTGGTCGTCGACTCGAGCGAGGTGGGGGTGGCAAAGCCGGACGCGCGCATATTCCGCATGGCCGTGGAGGGCGTCCGATCTTCCCCCGAGCGCTGCGTACACGTGGGCGACATGGTTGAGATAGATGTGGCCGGCGCGAGGGGGGCCGGGATCACTCCGATTCTCGTCGACCGCGATGGGGCGACGAGCGAGCCCGGGCTGATCACCGTCGCGCGTGCGACCGACCTCCCGAAGCTTTCAATCTTCTCGGGGATCTGACCGTGCTCCCTGCGATAACCGACATACCGCTCCCGGCGCTTTCCGGCCTTGCGGAGGAGTTCGCGCTCCCGCCGTACGCGGCGGACCAGCTTGCGAACTGGCTCTACGCAAGGCTCGCCACCTCTTTCGAGGAGATGACCGATCTCTCAAAGGCGGCGCGGGAGACCCTGGCGGGGCGCTTCTCCATATCGGCGGTCCGCCTCTGCGGGAGGCTTTCCGCCTCCGACGGGACGCAGAAGCTTTTGCTCGCCGGCGCGGACGGCGAGCGGTTCGAGTGCGTGCTCATCCCCTCCGACGGGGCACGCACGACCGTCTGCCTCTCCACCCAGGCCGGCTGCGCCATGGGCTGCGCATTCTGCAGGACCGCCGAGATCGGATTGAGAAGGGACCTCACCCTCGGGGAGATCACCGGCCAGCTCGTCGAGCTCTCGAGGCTGGCCGGGACCCGCGTCACCAACGTCGTGCTCATGGGCATGGGCGAGCCGCTCGCCAACATGGAGACCGTGATCGAGGCGATCGGTATCTTCCGGGACAGCAGGGCCTTCGACATCTCGCGCCGCCGCATCACCCTCTCCACCTCCGGCCTCGTGGACAAGCTGCGCGAGTTCGTCGGCCGCTGCGACGTGAAGGTCGCGATCTCGCTCAACGCCACGACCGACGAGGTGCGCTCGCGAATCATGCCTGTGAACAGGCTCTCCCCCATCGCAAAGATCATGGAGTTCGCCAGGGAATACAGCCGCTCCTTTGGCGACCGCATCACCTTCGAGTACGTGATGATCGGCGGCGTCAACGACTCGCCCGACGACGCGGCCA
This window of the Pseudomonadota bacterium genome carries:
- a CDS encoding HAD family hydrolase is translated as MRYDSIFFDVGNTLYFYNYDFLCGLLSERFDIEVDGAELAAVHRRAQLSVVREGLEGRTHEELWGRTYRRWFEMAGIDGEKAGEAIDAVRTHPFRHLFWSRMEEGTREMLDWFRERGFRLGVISNAEGQIRRLLEHTGINSRFDVVVDSSEVGVAKPDARIFRMAVEGVRSSPERCVHVGDMVEIDVAGARGAGITPILVDRDGATSEPGLITVARATDLPKLSIFSGI
- the rlmN gene encoding 23S rRNA (adenine(2503)-C(2))-methyltransferase RlmN, which codes for MLPAITDIPLPALSGLAEEFALPPYAADQLANWLYARLATSFEEMTDLSKAARETLAGRFSISAVRLCGRLSASDGTQKLLLAGADGERFECVLIPSDGARTTVCLSTQAGCAMGCAFCRTAEIGLRRDLTLGEITGQLVELSRLAGTRVTNVVLMGMGEPLANMETVIEAIGIFRDSRAFDISRRRITLSTSGLVDKLREFVGRCDVKVAISLNATTDEVRSRIMPVNRLSPIAKIMEFAREYSRSFGDRITFEYVMIGGVNDSPDDAARLVSLIEGVRAKINLIPFNPYEGSEFAAPSDAAVERFWRHLYDRGVQVNVRASRGAEIMAACGQLASKNP